A genomic window from Pantoea alhagi includes:
- the sdhC gene encoding succinate dehydrogenase cytochrome b556 subunit translates to MGKTVKKQRPVNLDLTTIRFPVTAISSILHRVSGVISFVAVGILLWLLGLSLSSPEGFLQASAVMNSFFAKFIMWGILTALAWHTVGGIRHMLMDFGYLAETQRVGNRSAHFCFAITIVLSILAGVLVW, encoded by the coding sequence GTGGGCAAAACCGTGAAAAAACAAAGACCTGTCAACTTGGATCTCACTACGATCCGGTTTCCCGTTACTGCAATATCGTCCATTCTCCACCGCGTTTCCGGCGTCATTAGTTTTGTAGCCGTTGGGATCCTGCTCTGGTTACTCGGACTCTCGCTCTCCTCTCCTGAAGGCTTCCTGCAGGCATCTGCCGTAATGAACAGCTTTTTCGCTAAGTTCATTATGTGGGGCATTCTCACCGCCCTGGCCTGGCATACTGTTGGCGGCATTCGCCATATGTTGATGGATTTCGGTTACCTGGCAGAAACGCAGCGTGTCGGCAATCGCTCCGCACACTTCTGTTTCGCTATTACTATCGTGCTTTCAATTCTGGCTGGAGTCCTCGTATGGTAA
- a CDS encoding DUF969 domain-containing protein, with translation MQPLVSLWPLLGIAALVIGFLLRFNPVLVVLLAGLVTGFAAHMPLADILEKLGSGFLNTRNLPFILLLPLAIIGLLERHGLKERAQAWIATIKTATAGRLLIIYLLVREATAALGLTSLGGHPQMVRPLLAPMAEGATKNRYGELPAEVRYRLRAMSAATDNVGLFFGEDIFVAFGAIIFMHNFMLESGGIHTEPLHIALWGIPTAVCAFIIHALRLRRLDRKLAAELSALNQAALQQKEGR, from the coding sequence ATGCAACCTCTGGTAAGCCTGTGGCCCCTGTTGGGGATCGCAGCCCTTGTTATCGGTTTTTTACTGCGTTTTAACCCGGTGCTGGTGGTGCTGCTGGCCGGTCTGGTCACTGGCTTCGCCGCGCATATGCCGCTGGCGGATATTCTGGAAAAGCTGGGCTCGGGATTCCTGAATACCCGTAACCTGCCGTTTATTCTGCTGTTGCCACTGGCGATAATCGGGCTGCTGGAGCGGCACGGATTAAAAGAGCGCGCCCAGGCGTGGATCGCCACAATTAAAACGGCCACCGCAGGTCGCCTGTTAATTATCTATCTGCTGGTGCGTGAAGCCACGGCGGCGCTGGGGCTAACCAGCCTGGGCGGACATCCGCAAATGGTGCGTCCGCTACTGGCACCGATGGCGGAAGGTGCCACAAAAAACCGTTATGGCGAATTGCCCGCTGAGGTGCGCTACCGTCTGCGCGCCATGTCAGCGGCAACCGATAACGTTGGGCTCTTTTTTGGTGAAGATATTTTTGTCGCCTTTGGTGCCATTATCTTCATGCATAACTTTATGCTGGAGTCGGGCGGTATCCACACCGAGCCATTGCACATTGCGCTATGGGGCATTCCTACAGCGGTTTGCGCCTTTATTATTCACGCTCTGCGTCTGCGTCGGCTGGACAGGAAACTGGCGGCAGAGCTAAGCGCGCTAAATCAGGCGGCGCTGCAGCAGAAGGAGGGCCGCTAA
- the sdhD gene encoding succinate dehydrogenase membrane anchor subunit: MVSNATALGRNGVQDWLLLRATAILITLYTLYILGFIIVSDTLTYDIWRAFFASSFTKVFTLLTLFSTVIHGWIGMWQVLTDYVKPLAWRLLLQLVIVVTLLVYAIYGTVVVWGA, from the coding sequence ATGGTAAGCAATGCTACTGCACTGGGTCGTAATGGCGTGCAGGACTGGCTGCTGTTACGTGCCACTGCAATCCTCATTACGCTCTACACCTTATATATTCTTGGCTTCATCATTGTGTCAGATACACTGACCTATGATATCTGGCGCGCCTTCTTCGCCTCTTCCTTTACTAAAGTCTTTACCCTGTTGACGCTGTTTTCTACCGTGATCCACGGCTGGATCGGCATGTGGCAGGTGCTGACGGACTATGTTAAACCTCTGGCATGGCGTCTGCTGTTGCAGTTGGTCATCGTTGTTACGCTGTTGGTTTATGCAATTTATGGAACTGTTGTGGTGTGGGGTGCGTGA
- the nei gene encoding endonuclease VIII — protein MPEGPEIRRAADRLEKAIAGKPLTEVWFAFPQLKTYENALIGETVTAIETRGKALLTHFSSGLTLYSHNQLYGVWRVVKTGSEPATQRILRVRLGCADQTILLYSASDIEMHNSDTLAAHPFLQRIGPDVLDLTLTEEEVCERLLSPRFRRRQFSGLLLDQAFLAGLGNYLRVEILWDAALAPQHRAQDLTGAQLQRLAHALLAIPRHSYRMRGTMKSAHHGAAFRFKVFHRAGKPCERCGGIIEKSTLSSRPFYWCPGCQH, from the coding sequence ATGCCAGAAGGACCCGAGATCCGTCGGGCGGCGGATCGGCTGGAAAAAGCCATCGCGGGCAAGCCTTTGACGGAGGTCTGGTTTGCTTTTCCGCAGCTAAAAACCTATGAAAACGCGCTAATTGGTGAAACGGTCACCGCCATTGAAACCCGAGGCAAAGCGCTGCTAACCCACTTTTCCAGCGGATTAACGCTTTACAGCCATAACCAGCTCTATGGCGTCTGGCGGGTGGTCAAAACCGGTAGCGAGCCGGCAACGCAGCGCATATTACGGGTGCGCCTCGGCTGCGCCGACCAAACGATTTTGCTCTATAGCGCGTCTGATATTGAAATGCACAACAGCGACACGCTGGCGGCGCATCCTTTTTTGCAGCGCATCGGGCCTGATGTTCTGGATCTGACACTTACCGAAGAAGAGGTGTGCGAGCGCCTGCTTTCACCGCGCTTTCGTCGGCGTCAGTTCAGCGGGCTGTTGCTGGATCAGGCTTTTCTGGCGGGCTTAGGCAATTACCTGCGTGTGGAGATTTTATGGGACGCAGCGCTGGCACCGCAGCACCGGGCGCAGGATTTAACCGGGGCACAGCTACAGCGCCTGGCGCATGCGCTGTTGGCGATTCCGCGTCACTCTTATCGGATGCGTGGCACCATGAAGAGCGCACACCACGGCGCGGCCTTTCGTTTTAAAGTCTTTCATCGGGCTGGCAAACCCTGTGAGCGCTGCGGCGGAATCATTGAGAAAAGCACGCTTTCATCGCGTCCTTTTTACTGGTGCCCCGGCTGTCAACATTAA
- the sdhA gene encoding succinate dehydrogenase flavoprotein subunit: MNLPVREFDAVVIGAGGAGMRAALQISQSGQSCALLSKVFPTRSHTVSAQGGITVALGNTHEDNWEWHMYDTVKGSDYIGDQDAIEYMCKTGPEAILELEHMGLPFSRLEDGRIYQRPFGGQSRNFGGEQAARTAAAADRTGHALLHTLYQQNLKNKTTIFSEWYALDLVKNQDGAVVGCTALSIETGEVVYFKAKATVLATGGAGRIYQSTTNAHINTGDGVGMALRAGVPVQDMEMWQFHPTGIAGAGVLVTEGCRGEGGYLLNKHGERFMERYAPNAKDLAGRDVVARSMMIEIREGRGCEGPWGPHIKLKLDHLGKEVLESRLPGILELSRTFAHVDPVKEPIPVIPTCHYMMGGIPTKVSGQALTLNEKGEDVVVPGLFAVGEIACVSVHGANRLGGNSLLDLVVFGRAAGLHLLESIQEQGTLRDATSEDIDAAMARYHRWDNNTTGEDPVEIRKALQSCMQNNFSVFREGDAMAQGLEDLKQIRERLKHARLDDRSSDFNTQRIECLELDNLMETAFATAVAANYRTESRGAHSRFDYPERDDENWLCHSLYLPQTESMTRREVNMQPKLRAAFPPKVRTY, from the coding sequence ATGAATTTGCCAGTCAGAGAGTTTGATGCCGTCGTTATCGGGGCAGGCGGCGCAGGTATGCGCGCGGCCCTGCAGATTTCACAGTCGGGCCAGAGCTGCGCCCTGCTGTCTAAAGTTTTTCCTACCCGTTCCCATACCGTTTCTGCGCAGGGCGGTATTACCGTCGCGCTGGGTAACACCCATGAAGATAACTGGGAATGGCACATGTACGATACCGTTAAAGGTTCCGACTATATCGGTGACCAGGACGCAATCGAGTATATGTGTAAAACCGGCCCGGAAGCGATTCTGGAGCTGGAACATATGGGCCTGCCATTCTCCCGTCTGGAAGATGGCCGCATTTATCAGCGTCCGTTCGGCGGACAGTCGCGTAATTTCGGCGGCGAACAGGCGGCACGTACTGCGGCGGCAGCTGACCGTACCGGCCATGCGCTGCTGCACACGCTCTATCAGCAGAACCTGAAAAACAAAACCACCATTTTCTCAGAATGGTATGCGTTGGATCTGGTGAAAAATCAGGACGGCGCTGTAGTGGGCTGTACCGCGCTGAGTATTGAAACAGGCGAAGTCGTCTACTTCAAAGCGAAAGCCACGGTGCTGGCGACCGGCGGTGCAGGCCGTATCTATCAATCCACTACCAATGCCCATATCAATACCGGTGATGGCGTGGGTATGGCGTTGCGCGCGGGCGTGCCGGTGCAGGATATGGAGATGTGGCAGTTCCACCCGACCGGCATTGCCGGCGCTGGCGTCCTGGTGACCGAAGGTTGTCGTGGCGAAGGTGGCTATCTGCTGAATAAACATGGCGAACGCTTTATGGAACGTTATGCGCCGAACGCCAAAGATCTGGCGGGTCGTGATGTGGTCGCGCGTTCCATGATGATCGAAATTCGTGAAGGCCGCGGCTGTGAAGGCCCGTGGGGTCCGCACATCAAACTGAAGCTGGATCATCTGGGTAAAGAGGTGCTGGAGTCGCGTCTGCCGGGCATCCTTGAGCTGTCCCGTACCTTTGCTCACGTGGATCCGGTAAAAGAACCGATTCCGGTTATCCCAACCTGCCACTATATGATGGGCGGCATTCCGACCAAAGTGAGCGGCCAGGCGCTGACCCTGAACGAAAAAGGGGAAGATGTTGTGGTGCCGGGTCTGTTTGCCGTTGGTGAAATTGCCTGCGTATCGGTTCACGGCGCGAACCGCCTGGGCGGTAACTCGCTGCTGGACCTGGTCGTATTTGGCCGTGCGGCAGGCCTGCATCTGCTGGAGTCGATTCAGGAGCAGGGAACGCTGCGCGATGCCACTTCAGAAGATATCGACGCCGCCATGGCGCGCTATCATCGCTGGGATAACAACACCACGGGTGAGGATCCGGTTGAAATCCGTAAGGCGCTGCAGAGCTGCATGCAGAATAACTTCTCGGTGTTCCGTGAAGGCGATGCGATGGCGCAGGGGCTTGAGGATCTGAAACAGATCCGTGAGCGCCTGAAACATGCGCGTCTTGACGATCGTTCCAGCGATTTCAATACCCAGCGCATCGAATGCCTGGAGCTGGATAACCTGATGGAAACCGCTTTTGCTACCGCGGTAGCAGCGAATTACCGCACGGAGAGCCGCGGCGCCCATAGCCGTTTTGACTACCCGGAACGTGACGATGAGAACTGGCTGTGCCATTCGCTCTATTTGCCGCAAACCGAAAGCATGACGCGCCGTGAGGTGAACATGCAGCCGAAACTGCGCGCCGCTTTCCCGCCGAAAGTGCGTACCTACTAA
- the pxpB gene encoding 5-oxoprolinase subunit PxpB, whose protein sequence is MQRARCYLLGERAVVLELEPPVSLFSQQRIWGLTERLRDYPQVLEAIPGMNNLTVILRDPQHQALDAIERLQTWWEESEAAVPESREVAIPVVYGGEGGPDLETVARHCQMTPQQLVEAHAAGDYVVYFIGFQPGFPYLGGLDSRLHAPRRDEPRVLVPAGSVGIGGSQTGIYPLASPGGWQLLGRTTLSLFNPQHQPPTLLRPGDKVRFVPQKEGVC, encoded by the coding sequence TTGCAAAGAGCACGTTGTTACCTGTTGGGGGAACGCGCGGTCGTGCTTGAGCTGGAACCGCCTGTTTCGCTGTTCAGCCAACAGCGAATTTGGGGATTAACCGAACGCCTGCGTGACTATCCGCAGGTGCTGGAAGCGATCCCTGGAATGAATAACCTCACTGTCATTTTGCGTGACCCACAGCATCAGGCGCTGGATGCGATTGAGCGTCTGCAGACCTGGTGGGAAGAGAGCGAAGCCGCAGTGCCGGAATCGCGCGAGGTCGCCATTCCGGTGGTTTATGGCGGTGAAGGCGGCCCCGATTTGGAGACGGTGGCGCGCCATTGTCAAATGACGCCGCAGCAGCTGGTTGAGGCGCACGCCGCCGGTGACTATGTGGTCTATTTCATCGGTTTTCAGCCCGGCTTCCCCTATCTGGGCGGGTTAGACAGCCGCCTGCACGCGCCGCGCCGCGATGAACCGCGCGTGCTGGTGCCTGCGGGTTCGGTGGGCATCGGCGGCAGTCAGACCGGTATCTATCCGCTGGCGTCGCCCGGCGGCTGGCAACTGTTGGGACGAACCACGCTATCGTTATTTAATCCTCAGCATCAGCCGCCCACGCTGTTGCGCCCGGGGGATAAGGTGCGCTTTGTGCCGCAGAAGGAGGGCGTATGCTGA
- a CDS encoding citrate synthase → MADKKVTLTLDGEAPVELDVLQGTLGQDVVDVRSLGSQGLFTFDPGFTSTASCESKITYIDGDEGILLHRGYPIDQLATHSNYLEVCYILLNGEAPTPEQFEEFRITVTRHTMIHEQITRLFHGFRRDSHPMAVMCGVTGALAAFYHDSMDVNIERHREIAAFRLLSKMPTMAAMCYKYSIGQPFVYPRNDLSYAGNFLHMMFATPCEEYKVNPVLERAMDRILILHADHEQNASTSTVRTAGSSGANPFACIAAGIASLWGPAHGGANEACLRMLEEISHKEHIPEFVRRAKDKNDSFRLMGFGHRVYKNYDPRATVMRDTCHEVLNELGMKDDLLEVAMELEHIALNDPYFIERKLYPNVDFYSGIILKAMGIPSSMFTVIFAMARTVGWIAHWKEMHDEGMKIARPRQLYTGYAQREFESQLQK, encoded by the coding sequence ATGGCTGATAAAAAAGTGACGCTCACCCTTGACGGTGAAGCTCCTGTTGAGCTGGACGTGCTACAGGGCACGCTGGGCCAGGATGTTGTCGATGTCCGAAGCCTTGGCTCACAGGGTTTGTTTACGTTTGACCCTGGTTTTACCTCTACTGCGTCCTGCGAATCCAAAATTACCTATATTGATGGTGATGAAGGCATTCTGCTCCATCGTGGCTATCCCATCGACCAACTCGCTACCCACTCCAATTATCTGGAAGTCTGTTACATCCTGTTGAATGGTGAAGCGCCGACGCCAGAACAGTTTGAAGAGTTCCGCATCACGGTTACGCGTCATACCATGATTCATGAGCAGATTACCCGTCTGTTCCATGGCTTCCGTCGCGACTCGCACCCGATGGCGGTTATGTGCGGCGTGACCGGCGCGCTGGCGGCGTTCTACCATGACTCAATGGATGTGAATATTGAGCGTCACCGTGAAATTGCGGCGTTCCGCTTGCTCTCTAAAATGCCGACCATGGCGGCCATGTGTTACAAATATTCGATTGGCCAGCCGTTCGTCTATCCGCGCAATGACCTCTCTTATGCCGGTAACTTCCTGCATATGATGTTCGCCACCCCGTGTGAAGAGTATAAAGTGAACCCGGTGCTGGAGCGCGCCATGGATCGTATTCTGATCCTGCACGCGGATCATGAGCAGAACGCCTCTACTTCAACGGTACGTACCGCAGGATCGTCCGGCGCTAACCCATTCGCCTGTATCGCTGCCGGTATCGCCTCGCTATGGGGACCGGCGCACGGCGGCGCAAACGAAGCCTGTCTGCGCATGCTGGAAGAGATTAGCCATAAAGAGCATATCCCGGAATTCGTAAGGCGTGCGAAAGATAAGAATGACTCTTTCCGCCTGATGGGCTTCGGTCATCGTGTTTATAAAAACTACGATCCGCGTGCAACGGTTATGCGTGATACCTGTCATGAAGTGCTGAACGAGCTGGGTATGAAAGATGACCTGCTGGAAGTGGCGATGGAGCTGGAGCATATTGCGCTGAACGACCCATACTTTATTGAGCGCAAACTCTACCCGAACGTCGATTTTTACTCTGGCATTATTCTGAAAGCGATGGGCATCCCCTCTTCCATGTTCACCGTGATTTTTGCCATGGCGCGTACCGTTGGCTGGATTGCCCACTGGAAAGAGATGCATGACGAAGGCATGAAAATTGCCCGTCCGCGTCAGCTCTATACCGGTTACGCACAGCGTGAGTTTGAATCCCAGCTGCAGAAATAA
- a CDS encoding DUF979 domain-containing protein — protein sequence MFQQQYLFSLAGLVLLVVALMSWRDKANPRRITTGLFWGLYGLIFFIGDWAYQLATQLTGSSEAGARNLHIFVGVLVTLMGVIAGLGGLKLGRYHQRSEEERQQSASRLGNRLFLPALSIPLVTVAGVLAFNHIAGLETLVFGTGNHATLVTLFSMTVGCLVGWLVALKISHERPAQSLQEARRLLDSIGWAFVLPQLLATLGLLFTTAGVGSAIAHLTGEYLAVDNRMIAVAVYVIGMALLTMIMGNAFAAFPIVTAGIGIPILVLQHGGNPAVMAAIGMFSGYCGTLMTPMAANFNLVPAALLELPDRNAVIKAQTPTGVLLLIVNIFLLYFLMFL from the coding sequence ATGTTTCAGCAACAGTATCTGTTTTCTCTGGCCGGGTTGGTTTTGCTGGTAGTGGCGCTGATGTCATGGCGTGATAAGGCCAATCCGCGACGTATTACCACCGGGCTATTCTGGGGCCTGTATGGCCTGATCTTTTTTATCGGTGACTGGGCATATCAACTGGCGACGCAGTTAACCGGATCCAGCGAGGCTGGTGCGCGTAATCTGCATATTTTTGTCGGCGTGCTGGTGACGTTAATGGGCGTGATTGCTGGCCTGGGCGGGCTAAAACTCGGGCGCTATCACCAGCGTAGTGAAGAAGAACGTCAGCAAAGCGCCAGCCGGCTGGGCAATCGCCTGTTCCTGCCGGCGCTCTCTATTCCGCTGGTTACGGTAGCGGGCGTGCTGGCGTTTAACCATATTGCCGGGCTGGAAACGCTGGTGTTCGGTACCGGTAACCACGCTACGTTGGTCACGCTCTTTTCAATGACCGTAGGCTGTTTGGTGGGCTGGCTGGTGGCACTGAAAATCAGCCATGAGCGCCCGGCGCAATCGTTGCAGGAAGCGCGCCGCCTGCTGGACTCTATCGGCTGGGCCTTTGTTTTGCCGCAGCTCCTTGCCACCCTGGGCTTGCTGTTTACCACTGCAGGCGTTGGCAGCGCGATCGCTCACCTCACCGGGGAATATCTGGCAGTGGATAATCGTATGATTGCCGTAGCGGTCTATGTAATCGGTATGGCGCTGCTGACCATGATTATGGGCAATGCCTTTGCTGCGTTTCCCATTGTCACCGCCGGTATCGGTATTCCGATCCTGGTGCTGCAGCACGGCGGCAACCCGGCTGTTATGGCCGCTATCGGGATGTTTTCCGGCTACTGCGGCACCCTGATGACGCCGATGGCGGCCAATTTTAATCTTGTTCCTGCGGCGTTACTGGAGCTGCCGGATCGCAATGCGGTCATCAAGGCGCAGACGCCTACCGGCGTGCTACTGTTAATTGTAAACATATTCCTGCTCTATTTCCTGATGTTCCTGTGA
- the pxpA gene encoding 5-oxoprolinase subunit PxpA, translated as MKIDLNADLGEGCSHDRELLQLVTSANIACGFHAGDAQTMLQSVRWAREFGVAIGAHPSFPDRENFGRSAMQLPPETVFAQVLYQIGALKALAESEGGELTHVKPHGMLYNQAARDGQLADAIARAVKAVSPELLLVGLAGSESIRAAQHHGLRTREEVFADRGYQADGSLVPRNQPGAMIEEEEQAISRTLSMVQQGRIASVTGEWVTLRAQTVCLHGDGPHALTFARRLRDAFAAQHIAVSSEI; from the coding sequence ATGAAAATTGATTTAAACGCGGATCTGGGCGAGGGATGCAGCCATGACCGCGAGCTGCTGCAGTTAGTGACCTCAGCCAATATCGCCTGCGGTTTTCACGCGGGGGATGCGCAAACCATGCTGCAGTCGGTACGCTGGGCGCGGGAATTTGGCGTGGCGATTGGCGCACATCCCTCTTTTCCCGATCGGGAAAATTTTGGTCGCAGCGCTATGCAGCTGCCGCCGGAAACGGTCTTTGCCCAGGTGCTGTATCAGATTGGCGCGCTGAAAGCCCTGGCGGAAAGCGAAGGTGGAGAGCTGACGCACGTTAAGCCGCATGGCATGTTGTATAACCAGGCCGCGCGCGATGGGCAACTGGCGGATGCGATTGCCCGGGCGGTTAAGGCGGTGAGCCCTGAGCTGCTGCTGGTGGGGCTGGCGGGCAGTGAATCGATCCGCGCCGCGCAGCATCACGGATTGCGCACCCGGGAAGAGGTCTTCGCCGATCGCGGTTATCAGGCCGACGGCTCGCTGGTGCCACGTAATCAGCCGGGCGCGATGATTGAAGAAGAAGAACAAGCCATATCTCGTACCTTAAGCATGGTGCAGCAGGGAAGAATCGCCAGCGTTACCGGTGAGTGGGTAACACTGCGTGCACAAACCGTTTGTCTGCACGGCGACGGCCCGCATGCATTAACTTTCGCACGTCGCCTGCGTGACGCGTTTGCTGCGCAGCATATTGCTGTTAGCAGTGAAATCTGA
- the pxpC gene encoding 5-oxoprolinase subunit PxpC: protein MLKIIRAGINTTLQDCGRSGWRQLGISGGGVLDEPAMRTANLLVGNPQTAAVLEITLGQFCAEFDRDGWFALTGAGCNADIDGRPAWTGWRLPVKKGQRLTLSMPVRGMRSYLAINGGFDIAPVLGSCSTDTRAVFGGWQGRRLQDDDLLPLAAPTHDFSKTAGVRQLLWGNRLRALPGPEYHEFSKESQEAFWRVSWRLDPQSNRMGYRLQGRPLARNVNRELLSHGLLPGVIQVPHNGQPIVLMADAQTTGGYPRIACVIEADLYHLAQIRLGEPIHFIHCTLEEALQAKRQQQQVIERMAWGLEDEN from the coding sequence ATGCTGAAAATTATCCGTGCCGGGATCAATACCACGCTGCAGGACTGCGGTCGCAGCGGCTGGCGTCAGCTTGGCATTAGTGGCGGCGGCGTGCTGGATGAACCGGCGATGCGCACCGCAAACCTGCTGGTGGGCAATCCGCAAACAGCGGCGGTGCTGGAAATTACGCTGGGCCAGTTTTGTGCGGAGTTTGATCGCGACGGCTGGTTTGCATTAACAGGGGCTGGCTGCAATGCCGATATAGATGGTCGTCCCGCCTGGACCGGCTGGCGTCTGCCGGTAAAAAAAGGCCAGCGCCTGACGCTGTCGATGCCGGTACGCGGTATGCGCAGCTATCTGGCGATTAACGGCGGCTTTGATATTGCTCCGGTGCTGGGATCCTGTAGCACCGATACCAGGGCGGTATTTGGCGGCTGGCAGGGGCGGCGTCTGCAGGATGACGATCTGTTGCCGCTGGCGGCACCCACGCATGACTTCAGCAAAACCGCCGGTGTACGACAGCTGTTGTGGGGCAATCGCCTGCGCGCGCTGCCGGGGCCGGAATATCATGAGTTCAGTAAAGAGTCGCAGGAAGCGTTTTGGCGCGTTTCCTGGCGGCTCGATCCACAGAGTAACCGTATGGGTTACCGCCTTCAGGGGCGACCGCTGGCGCGCAACGTTAATCGCGAGCTGCTTTCACATGGCCTGTTGCCGGGCGTGATTCAGGTTCCCCATAACGGCCAGCCAATTGTGCTGATGGCCGATGCGCAGACCACCGGCGGCTATCCGCGCATTGCCTGTGTGATCGAAGCGGATCTTTATCATCTGGCGCAGATCCGTCTGGGCGAGCCGATCCACTTTATACACTGTACGCTGGAGGAGGCGTTACAGGCGAAGCGGCAGCAACAGCAGGTTATTGAGCGCATGGCATGGGGGCTGGAAGATGAAAATTGA
- a CDS encoding succinate dehydrogenase iron-sulfur subunit — protein sequence MRLEFSIYRYNPDVDDAPRMQDYTLEAEDGRDMMLLDALIKLKEKDPTLAFRRSCREGVCGSDGLNMNGRNGLACITPVSALGNGKKKIVIRPLPGLPVVRDLVVDMGQFYKQYEKIKPYLLNNGANPPAREHLQSPEDRAHLDGLYECILCACCSTSCPSFWWNPDKFVGPAGLLASYRFLIDSRDTETNARLDDLSDAFSVFRCHSIMNCVSVCPKGLNPTRAIGHIKSMLLQRNA from the coding sequence ATGAGACTCGAATTTTCCATTTATCGTTATAACCCGGACGTGGACGACGCGCCGCGCATGCAGGATTACACCCTGGAAGCGGAAGATGGCCGTGACATGATGCTGCTGGACGCGCTGATCAAGCTAAAAGAGAAGGACCCGACGCTGGCCTTTCGTCGTTCCTGCCGCGAGGGCGTTTGCGGCTCTGACGGCCTGAATATGAACGGTCGTAACGGCCTGGCCTGCATTACACCGGTTTCAGCGCTGGGCAACGGCAAGAAAAAAATTGTTATCCGTCCGCTGCCGGGCCTGCCGGTAGTCCGTGACTTAGTCGTGGACATGGGGCAGTTCTACAAGCAGTATGAGAAGATTAAGCCTTACCTGTTGAATAATGGCGCAAATCCGCCTGCACGTGAGCATTTGCAGTCGCCGGAAGATCGTGCTCACCTGGATGGTTTGTACGAATGTATTCTGTGCGCCTGCTGCTCAACGTCATGCCCGTCATTCTGGTGGAATCCGGATAAGTTTGTTGGGCCTGCGGGGCTGCTGGCTTCCTATCGCTTCCTGATCGACAGCCGCGATACCGAAACCAATGCGCGTCTGGACGATCTCAGCGATGCTTTCAGCGTATTCCGTTGCCACAGTATCATGAACTGTGTCAGCGTCTGTCCGAAAGGGCTGAACCCAACGCGCGCTATCGGCCATATTAAGTCGATGCTGCTGCAGCGTAACGCATAA
- the pcp gene encoding pyroglutamyl-peptidase I: MRTVLITAFEPFGGERMNPSWEAVRQLHERMLCGFQVVAKELPCVFGDALTTLYAEMEALQPELIIAVGQAGGRADISVERIGININDARIPDNKGNQPIDEPIIPGGPAAYFSTLPIKAIVEGIREAGIPASVSQTAGTYVCNHVMYGLLHRLAQQGNEVRGGFIHIPYLPEQAINHPGAPSMAAQTVILALEMAITIALRTEQDLRLVGGATH, from the coding sequence ATGAGAACAGTACTGATTACGGCGTTTGAGCCTTTTGGCGGTGAGCGGATGAACCCTTCATGGGAAGCGGTGCGTCAGCTGCATGAGCGTATGCTGTGCGGTTTTCAGGTAGTAGCAAAAGAGTTGCCTTGCGTCTTTGGCGATGCGCTCACTACGCTTTACGCTGAAATGGAGGCGCTGCAGCCAGAATTAATTATTGCGGTAGGGCAGGCGGGTGGGCGCGCCGATATTTCCGTAGAACGCATCGGTATCAACATTAACGATGCGCGTATCCCTGATAACAAGGGTAATCAGCCAATTGATGAACCGATTATTCCCGGCGGCCCGGCCGCCTACTTTTCAACCCTGCCGATTAAGGCGATTGTTGAAGGGATACGTGAAGCTGGCATTCCCGCATCGGTATCGCAAACGGCAGGTACCTACGTCTGTAATCATGTGATGTATGGACTGCTGCATCGTCTTGCTCAACAGGGCAACGAGGTGCGCGGTGGGTTTATTCATATTCCTTATCTGCCGGAACAGGCGATTAACCATCCCGGTGCGCCGAGCATGGCGGCACAAACCGTCATTCTGGCGCTGGAAATGGCGATTACCATTGCGCTACGAACTGAACAGGATTTGCGTCTGGTTGGCGGCGCAACGCACTAA